Part of the Thermococcus barossii genome is shown below.
AAGATGAAGATAGAGATCGTTGTGAAGGACAGAGACCTTGAAAAGGTAGTTGACGTCATCGTTAGAAACGCAAGGAGCGGAACACCAGGAGATGGGAAGATATTTGTAATCCCTGTGGAGGACGCGATCAGGATAAGGACAGGGGAGAAGGGCAACGAAGCCCTCTACTGAGGGCTTCTTTTTTTCACAGGAATGCGTGTCTGTGCTTGTAGAGCATGTAGCTCGCGTACCCGAGCAGTATCAGCGTGGCCGCTCCGAGAACGCCTATGAGAGTCACAATTCCCTGGGCGAACGATATGCTCCTTCCGAACGCTTCAGCTATCCTTGAGAGCTCCGCTGGATCGTTGAACGCGTAGATTGCATACCTTATCGAGAACGCACCCATCACCATCGGAATGGGCATCACTGCAAAAGAGAGCATCAGGCCAAGGTTACCCCTCTTTCTCAGGCTGAGCATCGCCAGGAGGGTGGGGATTATAAGTATCAGCGCGGTGAACGCATACATCGGTCCGAATATCCCGGAAACTATGTAGAACGGGATCATTCCAGCGAGGAAAGCAAAATACGCCCTGCGGAGAACCTTGACCTCACCCGCAAAGTCGTACGGTGCAACCTTGGAGTATTTGTTCATGGCTGCAACGTCCTTCATGTACTCCTTTTCTCCCATCTTTTCGATGTACTTGTCCGTTGTGTTGTTCTTCAGCCTGACGGCCCTCTTGAGGAAGAAGTTGGCCAGCTCCTCGTTATCCACAGCGAGTGTTTCGGACAGCTTGAGGAAGTTCTCCCTTGCCTCGTGGAGCAGCCTAAGGGCCTTCTGTTTGTTTTTATCTGAGAGATTTTTAAGTGAGTTTATCCTCTTTTCAACATCCTCTAACGTCTGCGCAACATCTCGCAGAATTTCTCGGCTCTTCATAAGGGCACCTCCAAAAGGTAAAAGAAAAGGTGGGCTTTAAGCCTTTCCTTCCTTCTCGTGGCGCAGGAGCTTGGTAATGCTCCAGTACATCATGATAAATATTGAACCCCATGCAAAGAGTAGGAAAGCGAGAGCTCCCGTGTCCATCCTCATCACCTCAGAGCTTTATTAGCACCTCGTTCTTTGCAAGCTCCTCGCCGTACTTCTTCTTTATTGCCATGTATGCCTCGATGGCACCGATGATGAGTATTATGAATATCACTATCCTGGCCCTGGTGACGAGGCTAACGACCTCTGGGGTGTAGTCATAGCCAAGAACGTTGGTTATGTACTGCTCCGATGCTGTGAATGCACCCATCTGCCAGTAGTCCCAGGTGTTGCCGCCGAGGAGTATTATCATGAAGAGCGGCGCTATGAAGACCATTATTGGCTTGAACCAGCTAGGAACGTTGATGTATGCGCCCTTGTGGAGCTCCTCCCAGAAGTTGTCCGGCTTGAAGAGCCATACTGCAACGATGACGTCGAAGAGACCGAGCAGGACGAGGAAGTAGCTGCCGACCCACATGTCGAGTTCACTGAGGTATGCCAGGCTGCTGTCAAGGGCAACCGGCAGTCCGAGCAGGAACAGGAATACCCAGACCACCCAGGTGCCTATCTTCCTCTCTAGGTGGATGTCCTCTTCAAGCATGGCAACGAGGTAGTTGTATGTTGCTATTGCCGAAGTGAAGCCCGCGAACCAGAGGAGCAGGAACCACATCGCACCGAATATCTGACCCGCTGGCATGTTGGCGAAAACGTTCGGCAGGGCCATGTAAGCCAAGCCCACGCCGCCCTTGACTGCCTGCTCGGGACCGAGGTATGCAAAGGCTATTGGGATGGCGAGCGAGCCGCCGAGTATGACCTCCGCAAACTCGTTGAGCGAGACCGTGGCGAGACCGCTGAGGGCAACGTCATCTTCTGGGCCGAGGTAGGATGCATAGTTGTGGATGATACCCATACCGAGCGATAGGGTGAAGAATATCTGTCCCGCTGCGGCCAAGCTAATCTTGAAGAAGTTCTTGCTCAAGGCCTCAAAGTTCGGCTTCCAGATGTACTCCAGACCCTTGATGGCGCTCCACTCGGGCTTGACCGGTGAACCGAGGGTCAGTGCCCTGATAACGAGGAGTATGGCAAACACGTAGAGGAGCGGCATCATGACCTTGACCCAGCGCTCGATACCTTTGCTGACTCCCTGTCCAACCGCTATTCCGAGCAGCACCATGGTGAGACCCCAGAAGAATATCACCGCCTTGGTGTTGGCTACATAGCTGAGGAAGAACTGGACTGTGTCCTTGCCGAAGTAGGCCCCCGTGAGGCTGTAGTAGGTGTAAGCCGCTGACCAGCCTATGACCTGGTAGTAGTACGAACTCAGCAGCGAAGCTACCGAAAAGGCCAGCATTCCACCGATGATACCAAAGATAAGGGCAGTCTTGGGCTTAACGCTTTCCCTTGCCATGAGGTAGAACATTGGGCCTATGGTGCCGTGGCCGTACTTACCGCCGTACCTTCCTGTGGTCCACTCGATCCACATCACTGGGATTCCCAGGAAGAACAGCGCTATGAAGTACGGTATCATGAAAGCTCCGCCACCGTTGCTGGCGAGCTGGTACGGGAACCTCCAGAAGTTACCAAGACCGATGGCGTTACCTGCCATCGCTAAAATCAAACCAAGCTTAGTTGCCCATTGATCCCTCTGTTCCACACGATTCACCCCCGTTCTTAAATGCATGGGCTTTAGTACCCCGAGTACCGCCGTGGGGCATTATGTATAAGGCAAGGCATTCTATAAAAAGCTTTCTAATAGCTTTTTTCGACAAAAGACGATTTACTTAAGCGTTAAACCAAGGCAGTCACTCTCTCGTCATTTTTTTAATACGTTAACTGAACGTAAACCCTATCTTGACGTTATGACAATCTAAAGGACAAAAATGATTCAAAATGACGAATCTCTCCCAGATACTCTTCATCAAACTATTTAACTGAAGGCGATTACAATTGTAACTGTGCCCGATGATTGGAACAAGAGTGAGCTGAAGGGATGATGACCGACTTCTCGCTGAGGGCTTCGTTTCAACATTCTTTCATACATCTTTATTCAATGGTGTCTCTTTATGTGCGTCAATGTATAAAAAATCTTGGATGTACAGCGCCGATTTTGTCCTGAAATTTCGGGAGGATTTTTCTTTTCGCCGAAAATTTGCGTACATAACTTTTTGTTTAAAATTAACCGTTCTCCTGCCTTCTTTATCGAAAGGTTTATATATGCAAATGCCTAAGAGCCTATCGCAAATTACCGAAACCCGAGGTGGTAAAGATGGTCGAGATTGACCCGTTTGAGATGGCCGTTCAGCAGCTCGAAAGGGCTGCCCAGTTCATGGACATAAGCGAAGAGGCCCTTGAGTGGCTCAAGAAGCCCATGAGGATTGTTGAGGTCAGCGTCCCGCTCGAGATGGACGACGGTTCTGTTAAGGTTTTCACCGGTTTCCGCGTTCAGCACAACTGGGCCCGCGGTCCGACCAAGGGTGGTATAAGGTGGCACCCGGCCGAGACCCTCAGTACCGTTAAGGCCCTCGCCACCTGGATGACCTGGAAGGTCGCCGTTGTTGACCTCCCCTACGGTGGAGGTAAGGGTGGCATCATCGTTAACCCGAAGGAGCTCTCCGAGAGGGAGAAGGAGAGGCTCGCCAGGAACTACATAAGGGCTATCTACGACATCATCAGCCCGTACACCGACATTCCGGCTCCTGACGTTTACACCAACCCGCAGATCATGGCCTGGATGATGGACGAGTACGAGGCCATCAGCAGGAGAAAGGTCCCGAGCTTCGGCATCATCACCGGCAAGCCGCCTGGAGTCGGCGGTATCGTCGCCAGGATGGATGCCACCGCAAGGGGTGCCAGCTACACCGTCCGTGAGGCTGCCAAGGCCCTTGGAATGGATCTCAAGGGTAAGACCATCGCCATCCAGGGTTACGGTAACGCCGGCTACTACATGGCCAAGATCATGAGCGAGGAGTACGGCATGAAGGTCGTCGCCGTCAGCGACAGCAAGGGCGGCATCTACAACCCCGATGGATTGAACGCCGACGAGGTTCTCAAGTGGAAGAGGGAGCACGGCTCAGTTAAGGACTTCCCGGGAGCGACCAACATCACCAACGAGGAGCTTCTCGAGCTTGAGGTCGACGTCCTCGCCCCGAGCGCCATTGAGGGTGTCATCACCAAGGACAACGCCGACAACATCAAGGCCAAGATCGTCGCAGAGCTCGCCAACGGTCCGACCACCCCGGAGGCCGATGAGATCCTCCACGAGAAGGGCATCCTCATCATACCGGACTTCCTCTGTAACGCCGGTGGTGTTACCGTCAGCTACTTCGAGTGGGTCCAGAACATAACCGGCGACTACTGGGACACCGAGACAACGAGGGCCAAGCTCGACAAGAAGATGACCAAGGCCTTCTGGGACGTCTACAACACCCACAAGGAGAAGGGAATACAGATGAGGGACGCTGCCTACGTCGTCGCCGTCCAGAGGGTCTACGACGCCATGAAGTGGCGCGGATGGGTGAAGAAGTGATTTCTTCTCCCTTTTCTCTCCATTAGAATTTTCTGAGCCTGTCCCTGTAGAGCCTTTCTATGGCCTTCATAGCCGCCGCGACCATTATGCCCGTCAGTATCATGCCGAGGATGGGGAGTATTATTACCGCGAGAAACTTGGAGGCGGGCGTTTTTGGCGTTATGTCGCCGTAGCCCACCGTGAAGGCTGAGACGAAGGCGAGGTAGACGCCCTGCCAGGGCGTCAGGCCGTCGAGGAGGGACATCACAACTCCGAGCAGGGTTATCAGGCCGAAGAGGCCCGCGAGTATGCTCCTGACGTAGTAGATCACCCTGAGAAACTCCGTGAAAAATGTTCGAAAGCCAACGAGCTCAAAGTCGTCCTCGACGCCCATCACTCACACCTTTGCCCAGTACTCCTTCTCCTCGATCATTGCCCTTATCATCTCGTCCTCGTCCTTGAACATAGTCCTCCGCGAGGGATTCTGCATCCCGTAGAACTCCATGAACGGGCTCGGTCTCCTCTTGAACGGGTAGTAGAGGTATATCGCCGCCAGCGTCCTGTAAGCCTCTGCCATCTCGCTGATAACTCCAGCCGAAACTCCCTCCGCGTAGTGATAGACTGCTATTGCCTTGCTGACGTCCACGAGATTGAAGTCTCTCTCGACGAGCTGGCGCCGCAGTATGTCGGTTGCCTGCTCTATGTCCTCCCTGTCAAGTTCCTCCACCTGCTCCCCGTCGAGAAGATGCTTTATCTTGATGCGCTTTATGGAGGGATTCTTGTTTACCTGGGCGTCGTACTCGGCAACGACCCACCAGTCGTCAAGTGCACCGGGATCGAGAACCGTGAAGTGCTCGCTCAACTTGTTGTAGAAGTCCCTGACGCGGTGATAGTACTCCTCCTCGTGGCCGGTCATCGGATAGCTGAGGTAGACGAGGGGTTTTTCGGCCTCGTGGAATACGAGGTCCAGGAAGACGCGGTACGGGTGCCTTATGCCGAACTGGAGGATGTAGCGAACCTCGGTGCCCTCCTTCTTCAGCTCGTGTATCAGGGTCTTGACGTGGTTTATGGCATCCTCGCGCCACATGACAAGGGTCGTCAGCTTTATGTTCTCAGGGTTCTCCCCGAAGCGCTCGAACCACTCGGGATCGTTGATGATCCTTCTCCTGACTGAGAGAACGTCATCGAGGACTATTATGACGCGATCGGGCCTCAGAAGCTTCAGGTTACTGGTCGTAAATCCGATAACGCTTCCGCTTCCCCACCGGAAGAGGCTCGGTGTTGAAACTAGGTGGAACCTCATCTCGCTTTCATCTATTTCCTTTCTTATTCTACTGAAAGCCTCGTCCCGTATCTCGTTCATCAGATCCTGGTGGCTTATGGCAAAGTCGAGGACGTTCTTCCTCGTTATCTTAACGCCCAGCTCCTTTCCGACTTCCCTGATGTAGTCAAAGACGTGGTAATAGGCGTAGCTTTTCTCATCGGCGAGTTTTAGAGCCTCCGTTATGTACTCGTCCCGTCCGTTGAGCGGCGGCCCTGTGAGCAGGATAACCTCTTTCATTCTACCACCCCACTGCGTCTAAACGTACACTTCGGACGAAACCTTTAAATACTATTCCCCTAAACTGGCGTTGTAGAGGTTCTTCTATTCTAAAAACATACCAGCAGGGGTGTTGTAATTGGCTGAAAAGCTAAAGGGAACGACTACGGTCGGCATTGTATGTAAGGACGGCGTCGTCCTAGCGGCGGACAGGAGAGCATCGCTCGGCAACATGGTGCTTTCGGAGAGCGTTACCAAGGTGTTCCAGATAGACGACCACCTGGCCTTGGCTGGCGCCGGGAGTGTGGGGGATATACTCTCGCTCGTCAGGCTTCTGAGGGCCGAGGCCAAGCTGTACAGGGCAAAGGTTGGGTATGAGATGAGCGTGAAAGCCCTTGCTACGCTGACTTCTAACATCCTTCACGGCAGCAGGTTCATGCCGTACTTCGGATGGTTTCTCGTGGCGGGATACGACGAGAAGCCTGGGCTGTACTCCATAGACATGGCCGGGGGCATTACGGAAGATAAGTTCACCGCCGCTGGTTCCGGAATGGAGTTCGCCTTCGCGGTTCTTGAGGATGGTTACACCGAGGATATTAAGCTGGAAGAGGGCATAAAACTGGCCCTTCGGGCCATAAAAGCCGCCACAAGGCGGGATGTTTTCACTGGGGATGGAATAACCCTCGTTACGGTGACCAAGGATGGCTACAGAGAGCTGAGCAAGGAGGAGATAGAGGCTCTTCTGAAGTGAGGTGGTGACTTTGATAAGGAGAGAAACTTTCGTTGATGACATACTACGGGACATAAAGGCCGTCATAAGCCAGATGGTTCCCAGGGAGGCCAGGATAACCGACGTCGAGTTCGAGGGGCCGGAGCTCGTCATATACGTCAAGAACCCCGAGGCCATAATGCAGGACGGGGAGCTGATCAAGAACCTCGCCAAGGTTCTCAAGAAGCGCATAAGCGTTCGGCCTGACCCTGAGGTTCTCCTTCCACCGGAGAAGGCTGAGGAAATGATAAAGCAGCTTGTTCCACCTGAGGCAGAGATAACCAACGTGAGCTTTGACCCATCAGTTGGAGAGGTTCTCATAGAGGCCAAGAAGCCCGGTCTCGTTATAGGGAAGAACGGCGAGACCCTGAGGCTCATAACCCAGAAGGTTCACTGGGCCCCCAGGGTCATAAGGACCCCTCCGCTCCAGAGCCAGACTATCTATTCCATAAGGCAGATACTCCAGGCAGAGGCAAAGGACAGGAGGAAGTTCCTCAGGCAGGTTGGCCGGAACATTTACCGCAAGCCCGAGCTGAAGAGCGAGTGGATCAGAATCACCGGGCTTGGCGGCTTCCGTGAGGTTGGCAGGAGTGCGCTCCTCGTTCAGACCAACGAAAGCTACGTTCTCGTTGATTTCGGTGTCAACATAGCCGCTCTGAGGGACCCCAAAAAGGCCTTCCCGCACTTCGAAGCGCCGGAGTTCAGGTACGTCCTCGATACGGGCCTGCTCGACGCCATAATCATAACCCACGCCCACCTTGACCACAGCGGAATGCTGCCGTACCTCTTCCGCTACAAGCTCTTCGACGGCCCGATATACGCGACTCCCCCGACGAGGGACCTGATGGTTCTCCTCCAGCAGGACTTCATTGAGATACAGCAGATGAACGGCGTCGAGCCTCTCTACCGGCCGAGGGACATTAAGGAGGTCATAAAGCACACCATAACCCTCGACTACGGCGAGGTCAGGGACATAGCCCCGGACATGAGGCTCACCCTCCACAACGCCGGCCACATACTCGGTTCCTCGATAGTTCACCTCCACATAGGAAACGGACTGCACAACATAGCCATAACCGGCGACTTCAAGTTCATCCCGACGAGGCTCTTCGAGCCGGCGGTGAGCAGGTTCCCGCGCCTTGAGACACTCGTCATGGAGTCAACATACGGCGGTAGCAACGACTACCAGATGCCGCGCGAAGAGGCTGAGAAGCGCCTGATAGAGGTAATCCACCAGACGATAAGGCGGAAGGGCAAGGTTCTGATTCCAGCTATGGCCGTCGGTAGGGCCCAGGAGATAATGATGGTCCTTGAGGAGTACGCCCGCGTCGGCGGCATAGAGGTGCCCATCTACCTCGACGGAATGATATGGGAGGCGACGGCGATTCACACTGCCTACCCGGAGTACCTCAGCAGGCACCTCCGCGAGCAGATATTCCACGAGGGTTACAACCCGTTCCTTAACCCGATATTCAAGCCCGTTGCCAACAGCAGGGAGAGGCAGGACATCATTGACAGCGGCGAGCCGGCGATAATCATAGCCACCTCGGGCATGCTCGTCGGTGGGCCGAGCGTGGAGTACTTCAAGCAGCTCGCCCCTGACCCCAAGAACAGCATGATATTCGTCAGCTATCAGGCAGAGGGAACCCTTGGCAGACAGGTGCAGCGCGGCCTCCGCGAGATTCCACTCGTCGGTGAGGGCGGGAAGACGGAGGTTGTGAAGGTCAACATGGAGGTCCACACCATCGATGGTTTCTCCGGTCACGCCGACAGGAGGGAGCTTATAAGCTACATAGCCCGCTTGAGGCCGAGGCCGGAGCGCGTCATAACCGTCCACGGAGAGCCCCACAAGTGCCTTGACCTGAGTACGAGCATCCACAAAAAGTTCGGCATCTCAACCCGCGCCCCCAACAACCTCGACGCCATAAGGCTGAAGTGATGCCCGATGCAGGTTCGGTGTCCGAGCTGTGGGAGGCTCTACTCCTCCCTTATTCCCCCCACATGCTCATGCGGGGAGCCCCTTAGGATAACCTACGACTACGATAGTGTGGCCGTTTCTGCCTGGGGTAGCAGAAAATCCGGCGTCTGGAAGTACAGGGAGCTTCTACCCGATGTGAAGAGAGTCATCAGCCTGAACGAGGGCGGAACGCCCCTGTTGAGGGCAAAGCTCGGTGAGGAACTCGGGCTGAGGGTATTCATCAAGGACGAGACCAGGAATCCCACAGGCTCCTTCCGTGACAGGCTCATCACTGTGGCAGTCTCCTACGGCCTTCCATATGCTCATAACGGCTTTGTTGTTGCCAGCAACGGGAATGCCGCGGCTTCCCTGGCTGCGTACTCCGCGAGGGCCGGTGTCGATGCCTACACCGTTGTGCCGAGGCTCATAGAATCCGGAAAGCTCAACCAGATAGTTGCCTTCGGGGCCAAAGTTATACGCTACGGTGAAAGTGTTGACGAGGGCATAAGCTACGCCGAAGGCCTTGCGGAGGGAAAGGGACTCTACAACGTAACACCGGAGAGCAACCTTATCGGCCTTGAGGGCCAGAAAACCCTTGCCTTTGAGCTGTGGGAGGAGCTCAAGCCCACCCATGTCATAGTTCCCACGGGAAGCGGGAGCAACCTCTACAGCATCTACAAAGGATTCGTTGAGCTGAGGGAGATAGGGGCCATCGAAGAACTCCCAAGGCTTATAGCGGTGCAGGCGGAGAGGTGCTCGCCCATAGCCAGCGAGGTTCTGGGCGTTGAGCCAAGGGCAGAGCCAACAAAGGCTCTGGCGCTATACGTAAAGAACCCGGTGATGAAGGAGCTCGCTCTCAGGGCCATCCACGAGACCGGCGGAACCGCCGTGATGGTGGGTGAAGATGAGCTCGACCTCGGGCAGAGACTCCTGGCGGGCGAGGGAATCTTTGCCGAGTACGCATCGGCGGTTATAGTTCCTGCCCTGCTCAGGCTGGCCGAGGAGGACTACTTCGAGAGGGACGACAGGATAGCGCTCATAGTCACAAGCTCCGGCCTGAAGGGGCACTACTCCGAAACCAGGGAGAAGTTCAGCATAGGTGGCACGAAGCTCGACATCCTGAGGCTCCTCAGCGACAGGGTCATGTACGGCTACGAGATATGGGATGCCCTTGAGAAGCCCCTCAAGTACCAGGCGGTTTATCAGCACCTCCGCGAGCTTGAGAGCCTTGGTCTGATAGAGGAATCCCACAGGGAGGGAAGACGCCTCTACTACCGGCTGACGGACAAGGGCCGCAGGTTCCTGGAGACACTGTCGGAGTAACGGAAAGGTTTTAAAAGGTCTTTTTAAAGCTAAGCGTAGGTGAAGAACGTGGAGCTGGCAATTGAACATAAGTTTTCACTCTCAGTTTACCTCTGGGGACTCATCTGTGGCCTGGTCAGTGGCGTAGCCGCCGCGAAGTTCCAGTACGGCTGGGTGATTGGCATCGCCATGTTTCTGGTCATCGATAAGGTTGTCATGGCCATCATAAAGGAGCTCCCGCCGGATATCGAGGAGGAGCGCCTCATACTCAGGAAGGCCTTTTTCGGCTGGTTCCTGTTCTGGCTGTACTTCACGATGCTCAGCTACACCCTGATGGTCAACTTCCAGCCCCAGTTCTACTCAAACCAGAGCCTGCTTTACCAGCTTACTCAGAACGGAACGGTGATGGGGTGAGCCTATGGAGGAACTCAAGAGGGCCGTCGCGAAGGAGGCCTTGAGGTTCATCGAGGACGACATGATAGTTGGCCTCGGTACAGGCTCCACCACCGCCTACTTCATAGAGTACCTGGGCAAGCTGATAATGGAGGGGGAGCTTGAGGACGTCTATGGTGTTCCAACATCCTATCAGGCGAGGCTTCTTGCCCTTGAGAGCGGCGTGCCGGTCGTTGGGCTTGACGAAGTTGATGCGATTGATATAGCCGTCGACGGCGCCGACGAGGTGGATCCAAACCTCAACCTCATCAAAGGCCGCGGAGCTGCCCTCACAATGGAGAAGATCATCGAGTACCGCGCCGGAACCTTTCTGGTACTCGTTGACGAGAGCAAGCTCGTCGAGAGGCTCGGCCAGAGGATGCCGGTTCCGATAGAGGTCATCCCGGCTGCATGGCGCGCCATAGCGGAGGAGATAGAGGTCTTCAACGCCACCGCCGAGCTCAGAATGGCGAGCAGGAAGGACGGGCCCGTCGTTACCGACAACGGCAACTTCATCCTTGACGCAAGGTTCCACCGCATAGACGACCCGCTCGACCTGGAGATAGAGCTGAACAACATTCCGGGCGTTGTGGAGAACGGCATCTTCGCGGACATAGCCGACATAGTCCTCGTCGGTACGAAGGAAGGCGTCAAGAGGATGGAGCGGTGAGTTTTGGGCCCAACGAGCTCAATGTTTTCTCTCCCTGGATTTCTCTGAGTTAAATTTATAAGCCTCCTGAGGGTTAGTATTCTCGAACCTCCCGCGCGGGGGTTGCCGAGCCTGGTCAAAGGCGGTGGACTCAAGATCCACTCCCGCAGGGGTTCCGGGGTTCAAATCCCCGCCCCCGCACCACAGAAACTTTTCTGACGAAAAGTTTCATCGAAGTTCGTAGCTCCTAACCCCATAAACCCGAGAAGAAAAACAAATTCCCGAATACGGCAACGCGAAGAGCTACAAACTTCTGGTCAAGCCTTGCGGGAGCGAAAGGTACTTGTCCGGAAATCCAATGAGAGAAAATACGGGAGAAGCGGAAAGGTCCTTCAGACCTTAATCGGCGCTCCAAAGGCCCTGTCGCCCGCATCGCCGAGGCCGGGCAGGATGTAACCGTGGTCGTTGAGCTCCCTGTCTATCGCTGCAACGAACATCTCAACGTCCGGGTGGGCTTCCTTTATCCGGCTTATCCCTTCAGGTGCAGCGAGAACTCCAACTATGACGTAGCGCTTGGCCTTCCCGTACTTCTTTACCTCGTCGAGAACCCTGATGAGCGTCGAGCCGGTCGCTATCATCGGGTCTGCTATGATGACCGTGTCCTCCGGCTTTACCTGCGGCACCTTGACGTACTTCATCTCTATCTCGAACTTCGGCGCCTTTCCGCGGGATGCGGAGACGATACCCACCCTTGCGTGGTCGAGAACCTTGATGAGGCCCTCCATGAGCGGTATCGCCGCGCGGAGGACGGTTATTATGACCACATTGCGCCTGTCTCTGACTATTACTCCAGTTGTCTCCTCAAGGGGCGTCTTGATGGGAACCTCTTCGACCTCCATGGTCTTGGTCAGCTCGTAGGCCATGTACCTGCCGAGCTTGACGAGTCCCTTTCTGAACGGTATCGGCCCCGTTCTCTCGTCGCGAAGCTCCGTCAGAATCTCCATAATGAACGGGGAGTCCTCAAAGGAGTAAACACCCTTCCAGCGCCTGTCCTCTATCATTGCTCTCACCGGTGGTGGGTCGGGGAAAGGGTTTATTAGCCTTCCGGCTGTTAAGTCGCAGCTTTTTCGGGGACAGTTTTTGATTTCTCCTCGATTATCCGTTTCATCCATGTGCCGCGCATGAACCAGGCGAGAGCGACCACAGCCGCTATGAAGTTGCTCATCCCCATTCCAAAGAACACTCCCCTGCTCGTGAAGTTGAATATTTCAGCGAGGGGTATCGTGATTCCAAGAACGGTTATCGCCCCCACGTAGCCGAAGGCATAGCTCAGCGGAATCCTCAGGCCCCAGAGGCGGAATATTCCGAGGGTCATGCTCTTCTTCGTATGGCCGGCGGAGCTGAAGGTTCTGTTGACGACTATGAAGATTCCATTGAAGAAGGGCACCGAGATGAGGAAGTACTTCAGCACAATCTCGCTCTCCTCGATGACGGCCGGGTCGTTGAGGAAGACGCGGAATATCTCGACGCGGAAAATTCCAATTATCAGTATCGCGAGGCTCGCTATGGCGAAGTTTATGACCATCGTCCTCTCGGCTATTTTCTTCGCCCTCTCGTAGTTCTCCGCCCCGACGTTCTGGGCTATCATGGTTCCCATCGCCATGCTTATGCCGCGCGAGATGCTCGTTAGGAAGTTCACCAGACGGGTCGTTATGACGTAGGCCGCGTAGGTCACATCACCAAAGCCGAATATTATCCTGGTGAGGATTACAAAGCCAAAGCTGTTGGCGGACTGCCCTATGCTCGACGGCAGGCCGACCTTGAATATCCTCTTGTAGAACTCGAAGTCCGGTTTGAGGCTCTCAAGGCTCAGGCTCAGTCCAACCCTGTCGGTGAA
Proteins encoded:
- the rpiA gene encoding ribose-5-phosphate isomerase RpiA — its product is MEELKRAVAKEALRFIEDDMIVGLGTGSTTAYFIEYLGKLIMEGELEDVYGVPTSYQARLLALESGVPVVGLDEVDAIDIAVDGADEVDPNLNLIKGRGAALTMEKIIEYRAGTFLVLVDESKLVERLGQRMPVPIEVIPAAWRAIAEEIEVFNATAELRMASRKDGPVVTDNGNFILDARFHRIDDPLDLEIELNNIPGVVENGIFADIADIVLVGTKEGVKRMER
- a CDS encoding MATE family efflux transporter, which codes for MNGEKIQKMRREILSGPIEKTLLVLAGPLIVNNLVQVVYNITDTFWLGKLGREALSAPGVTWPIIGTLMALGMGFTTAGFAFVGQYIGAGEYKKANRSAGALYSLMLFFATATAIIGTLLLPYALHFMKVSENVYPYSLTYATIIFLGIPFSFTFMAFGALVRATGDTKTPVKITLLTVAINIILDPILIFGWLGFPELGVAGAAIATVFANSVGAFIGLYLLFTDRVGLSLSLESLKPDFEFYKRIFKVGLPSSIGQSANSFGFVILTRIIFGFGDVTYAAYVITTRLVNFLTSISRGISMAMGTMIAQNVGAENYERAKKIAERTMVINFAIASLAILIIGIFRVEIFRVFLNDPAVIEESEIVLKYFLISVPFFNGIFIVVNRTFSSAGHTKKSMTLGIFRLWGLRIPLSYAFGYVGAITVLGITIPLAEIFNFTSRGVFFGMGMSNFIAAVVALAWFMRGTWMKRIIEEKSKTVPEKAAT
- a CDS encoding pyridoxal-phosphate dependent enzyme, translated to MQVRCPSCGRLYSSLIPPTCSCGEPLRITYDYDSVAVSAWGSRKSGVWKYRELLPDVKRVISLNEGGTPLLRAKLGEELGLRVFIKDETRNPTGSFRDRLITVAVSYGLPYAHNGFVVASNGNAAASLAAYSARAGVDAYTVVPRLIESGKLNQIVAFGAKVIRYGESVDEGISYAEGLAEGKGLYNVTPESNLIGLEGQKTLAFELWEELKPTHVIVPTGSGSNLYSIYKGFVELREIGAIEELPRLIAVQAERCSPIASEVLGVEPRAEPTKALALYVKNPVMKELALRAIHETGGTAVMVGEDELDLGQRLLAGEGIFAEYASAVIVPALLRLAEEDYFERDDRIALIVTSSGLKGHYSETREKFSIGGTKLDILRLLSDRVMYGYEIWDALEKPLKYQAVYQHLRELESLGLIEESHREGRRLYYRLTDKGRRFLETLSE
- a CDS encoding beta-CASP ribonuclease aCPSF1 translates to MIRRETFVDDILRDIKAVISQMVPREARITDVEFEGPELVIYVKNPEAIMQDGELIKNLAKVLKKRISVRPDPEVLLPPEKAEEMIKQLVPPEAEITNVSFDPSVGEVLIEAKKPGLVIGKNGETLRLITQKVHWAPRVIRTPPLQSQTIYSIRQILQAEAKDRRKFLRQVGRNIYRKPELKSEWIRITGLGGFREVGRSALLVQTNESYVLVDFGVNIAALRDPKKAFPHFEAPEFRYVLDTGLLDAIIITHAHLDHSGMLPYLFRYKLFDGPIYATPPTRDLMVLLQQDFIEIQQMNGVEPLYRPRDIKEVIKHTITLDYGEVRDIAPDMRLTLHNAGHILGSSIVHLHIGNGLHNIAITGDFKFIPTRLFEPAVSRFPRLETLVMESTYGGSNDYQMPREEAEKRLIEVIHQTIRRKGKVLIPAMAVGRAQEIMMVLEEYARVGGIEVPIYLDGMIWEATAIHTAYPEYLSRHLREQIFHEGYNPFLNPIFKPVANSRERQDIIDSGEPAIIIATSGMLVGGPSVEYFKQLAPDPKNSMIFVSYQAEGTLGRQVQRGLREIPLVGEGGKTEVVKVNMEVHTIDGFSGHADRRELISYIARLRPRPERVITVHGEPHKCLDLSTSIHKKFGISTRAPNNLDAIRLK
- the upp gene encoding uracil phosphoribosyltransferase; this translates as MIEDRRWKGVYSFEDSPFIMEILTELRDERTGPIPFRKGLVKLGRYMAYELTKTMEVEEVPIKTPLEETTGVIVRDRRNVVIITVLRAAIPLMEGLIKVLDHARVGIVSASRGKAPKFEIEMKYVKVPQVKPEDTVIIADPMIATGSTLIRVLDEVKKYGKAKRYVIVGVLAAPEGISRIKEAHPDVEMFVAAIDRELNDHGYILPGLGDAGDRAFGAPIKV